The window TAGCGCAGTGGTACTATCCCTGCTTCTgcaccaggaggcctgggttcaagtcccacctgttccagaggtgtgtcataacagttTGATTGGGAAAGTATTTAGCCAGTGGAGTTGATGGTGAGTGGTGCAGTCTCTACTTCTGAGCTCGGAAACTCGGTTTGAAGTCCCAGCTGCACACGTGCAATAATTTGGTTTTAGTCTCCGATTTCTTTTCACTTTTTGTGATTTGAATTGTTTACAAAAATACGCGCAAAACATAAGGGTTGAAAGAAAGTGCGGTATTGGGTCTTAGCCCCTCACCCTCTTTACGCCGttaatttgcatttgtttttctttaGGTTAATATTAAATAAACTCACCTTTCAATGTGCGTTAGATGCAGGTTACTGCAATAAGAACAGCAAGTGCCGGAGAAACGTCATAGGCCAAGCAGCTTCGGTGGAAAGAGAaattgagttaacatttcaagtccagtatgactctgcTTTCATTTGTTACACATTGTTGCAACCTACTTTAGCTGTTGCCTTACAGCTTAGCTGGCTGCAGTACAGTACAGGAAACACCAGGTAGGTAATTGCCTCTGATGCTGATTCTACAGTTTGACACAATCTTTCAAAATAaagcagtcatgatttggagatgccggttttggactggggtgtacaaagtacaaacttggtccaggctgatgaggcaccATTCCTGAtggaagagcttttgcccgaaacatcgattttcctgctcctaggatgttgcttgacccgctgtgctttccagcaccactctgatctaaactctggtttccagcatctgcagtcctcacttttgcaaagttaaaaattgcccaacaccaggttatagtccaaccggtttaattggaagcactagcttttggagcgccgctccttcaccagATGGTTGTGGGGGACACAATTGTAACTCAGACTTTAtagcagtgtgatgtaactgaaattaaatagcttgtttgtcaagtctctcatctattagaatgaccatgacagtttcacttctttcatatgtaaatcacaaaactttttttaaaatgttacattctcaggttaactaaaAATAAAACAGGACACATTTAACATATCAAATGAGAAAAAAAGATCAATTACAGTTTGACCTTGTCGGAAAACAAATTGGAGTTATACTGAAACCATAACTTCGCGTTTCGCGTCTGCAATGCTAATTTACAATACATagcatttaaaaaagaaataaacgtttccacctgaaacgttaactctgatttctctccacagatgctgccagacctgttgagtttttccagcaatttgttttttatttctgatttacagcatccgtagTTCTTTTTACTAAGAACTGAGGCTTATTTGCTGTGGGTCAGTTTCAGCATCTGGCTCCGTGCGATTATTACAACGAAACTGGACTTAGAACCTTACAGAAAGAGTAAAATAGCTCGCGAAATATTCATGCTGCAAATTATATCGTTACAAACACAATGATGAAGTAAGGTTGGGAGACAGGAGGTTTGAAGTGAAGCGGATGGATTTCTCAATGAGCAGGGAACCGTGGCTGCAGTGCCTTTAATACCACTACCGGAGGCTTGTGTTCTTTGGGAGAGTAAAACTTATTGCACTGAACAGGCGACAGTACTCATTGATGACTCGAAGGAGGAGGCTGGCTCAATTAAACTGACCCGTGGTCAATCGGTGTCCGAAATGAGCAGAGATTTATTctggaggtgggggagtggctgTTCTCTGATGTTTTAAATCGCACCCTTAATTTAAAATGAAGGGGGTCCGGTCAGACTGCTCTATAATTtcgggaggaggagggagggcgGTGACCTTGAAAAGTCCTAAAAGGCGCAAAGTAGgtttgcatacacacacacagaaaacactATTTGACACAAAGGTTCTTTACGAAGCAATATTTTTTTCTTCTACTAAAGTCGAGGGGGTTGGCAGGGGTCTTATGTAACTGGCGCTATAGTTGTCTCCCagttctgagagagagagagaggacacgtCGCTGGCTCGTGTCCTCTCAAAAGCCAGATGTTGGTCTGTTCGGGGCGCCTGCCAAAGGACTGTCATCTGAgctttccacattctccctgattTGACGGCTGAACAGAAACACTTGTTGGAAAGAGAGACGTGGAAAGcagagtgaaaaaaaactcaactcaaaTTACACCTTACGGCGGGGTTGCAGAGGAATCATTGGTCGGAGATGGGAGCGGAGATGTTCCGCTGGGGGTCCcacaatggggaaaaaaaaagtccatgTTTCCAAAAGATCTTAAAGAGTGGCTGCTTCTGACCGGCGGGTTACATTGAAGATGTTAGCTCTGCGAGTATTCTACGCCAGTCTGCTGTGTTCCCTAACTCAGGGCTATTTCACTGGGCCCCTGCACCCGGAGATGTCCAATGGCACTTTTCACCATTATTTCGTGCCGGACGGCGACTACGAAGAGAACGACGACCCCGAGAAGTGCCAGATGCTTTTCCGCGTCTCGGACGAGCGGCGCTGCGGGGTAGAAGCCGACCTGCAGACCTTCCTGAAGCAGGAGATGCTCATCCTCCAGCGGCAAGTGGAGGACGCGGCCAGGGTGTTGGACGGAGTCGGCAGGAGCATCGCCCATGACCTGGACGGCGAGGACAGCTACGGGGACTACCTGCGCCGGGAGACCAGCCAGATCGGGGAGGCGTTCTCGCACTCGGACCGCTCTCTGGTCGAGCTGGAGCTGAAGTTCCGTCAGAGCCAGGAAAGCGAGCTGAAGGAGGTGAACAAGATCAACGACGAGGTGCTGCACATGCTGTACCACACCAGGCAGATCTTGAGGGAGACGCTGGAGATCTCGTCCGGCTTGAGCGATAAGCACGAACTCCTCACCCTGATCGTCAGAAGTCACGGCACAAGGCTCAGCAGACTGAAGAACGATTTCATGAAGAGCTGAGATCTGACTGAGCCACACTGGACCGACGTCCCCatgtctcccccacccccacccccccagaccCCGAGCATAATAACATGTCATTTACTTCTGCATCATATTTATCAAAATCGATTGGCGTAATGTGAGTTTGGGGCAACGTGTGTCCAATGGCCTCTGCCCCCCCCACTACTCACTTTCTATTGATTATAAACTGACATTGCTTTCTGACATCGATAACCAGCTTCCTATTCAAGGAGGTTGCTTCCTTGTTACCCTGTAGATTTTGCAGTTTGTCAACCGTTCATTGTTGTACATGTTCTCGGTTCGTTAAATATATACTGATCTGTTTCGCCTCAAATACCGCAGGCAGGTACACAAAGTATTTTAaaacgagacagagagggagagagaatgtacGTTTCGTCGTGACAGAAGAACCCAGCGCTAGGAGGGTGAGGGTTGTGGGAGTGAGTAAGTCGGTGCAGATGTCTGATGTTTGAAGTTCGGATAAATTGGCCTTTTTGTTTTGCAGTCTGGAACCCTAATACAATTGGCCGGGgataagggagggagagagtctAAAACGGATGAACAAATTGAACAAATCCCGGGCATTGAGTCTGGGTAACTGTGTTCTTTTACCTCCCAGTGTTGGAGCACTCGGGTCATATCCAGCAACTACATGCCCCACCGCTCGATTACAGCAAACTGACAGCTTTTTGATTGATGAGTCTCCTTTAAAGTCTGGATTTGGCACTAGTTTCCGTCCAAGTGGTTAAAAAAATTCCCCGATTCCAGTTAACAAGTTTGCTTTCTCAACGTGTCTTGTGGTTGGCTGTTTTAAAGTGAGCtgcaggaattttttttaataaaactttttttctctttctcgaGCGGACGCCGCGTTAAAGCATCCGCTGCAGAATAAGCGTTTGAAAGCGTGTATTGTCTGGAGTGGTTGTAAAGGCGGAATTGGGCAGGAACATACTGGTGACCCAGATTATGGAGGCCGCTGCTCAACACCCCTGGCTGGGCtggagcgggggtggggggaaggatcAGCACAACGTGGACAGAATCCACCAAGCCGAGGAAGTTAAACTGCACTCCCCTCCCTCATTATCCATCAGTCTACAATCCAAAAACTTACACCCTAACAATTTGACAATTTAATCCTGAAATAGTGCGGAAACAACATTCTTTTTTGTTGCACAGTAATTTGGGTTTTATTTGCCGATAAGTTCACGATGTTCCTTAGCTGGATTTATCCTTCTTCCACACCAATATAGCTCGGGTTCTTCTTAATAACAGTCTAGGTGTAAAAATGGAGGCTAAATCATAAATTCAGTTTGGAAGTGTTAAAATGGGTTTTAATTAAAAAGTTCTCCCGTCGATAGACTGGTGGCATTTATAGCAGAGCTGGCGTTTTATGAAATCTTTAAAGATGGTAAAggaacattgatttttttttcacaccaGTAAACGCCCAAATCCACTCAGACTGCAGTTAAAGCGGTTTTTTTGGCATCGTGTGAAATGTTTTCGGCGCACatcaacacacgcacacacgaaTAAAGTACCAGATCACTTCGGTGTCTGGTTTTAATCTGCTTCTTCGACACAATGAAGCCAAACGACAGCGAGAGGTTACCCTCACGTGGTTTGGGCTTCTTACCAAGTGGAAACTGCTTTAGTGGCGGCTGCTTTAGAAGGTGCTCAGACACTATATTGAATTATTTTACTGTTACCAAGGAGCAGACACCAGCAATCATGTCCTTGTAACATTAGTAAATGGCGACTTTCTGCGTTCAGGCTGTTGCTCCCTTCTAGTCGGTAGAGTACAAATTGGAGGAGGCCGCACTTATTCAGATATTGTCGACTGTGCTGTTTGTAACAGCTGTT is drawn from Hemiscyllium ocellatum isolate sHemOce1 chromosome 18, sHemOce1.pat.X.cur, whole genome shotgun sequence and contains these coding sequences:
- the fibinb gene encoding fin bud initiation factor; this encodes MLALRVFYASLLCSLTQGYFTGPLHPEMSNGTFHHYFVPDGDYEENDDPEKCQMLFRVSDERRCGVEADLQTFLKQEMLILQRQVEDAARVLDGVGRSIAHDLDGEDSYGDYLRRETSQIGEAFSHSDRSLVELELKFRQSQESELKEVNKINDEVLHMLYHTRQILRETLEISSGLSDKHELLTLIVRSHGTRLSRLKNDFMKS